A region of Mesorhizobium sp. M3A.F.Ca.ET.080.04.2.1 DNA encodes the following proteins:
- a CDS encoding dihydrodipicolinate synthase family protein, translating into MTANVFSGCMPALMTPCTNERLPDFDALVRKGRELIVAGMSAVVYCGSMGDWPLLTDAQRMAGVERLVEAGVPVIVGTGAVNTASAVAHAAHAHKVGARGLMVIPRVLSRGPSVAAQRHHFKAILAAAPDLPAVIYNSPYYGFATRADLFFALRAEHPNLVGFKEFGGPADLRYAAENITSRDDEVALMIGVDTAVFHGFVNCGASGAITGIGNVLPKEVLHLVGLSQAAAKGDAEARRLAQELDAALAVLSSFDEGPDLVLYFKHMMVLKGNPEYRLHFNQTDALSDSQRGYAEQQLSLFDTWYAQWSRQPQMARYAA; encoded by the coding sequence ATGACCGCCAATGTGTTTTCCGGCTGCATGCCGGCGCTGATGACGCCCTGCACGAATGAGCGTCTTCCCGACTTCGACGCGCTGGTGCGCAAGGGACGCGAACTGATCGTCGCCGGCATGTCGGCGGTCGTCTATTGCGGTTCGATGGGCGACTGGCCGCTGTTGACCGACGCGCAGCGGATGGCCGGCGTCGAGCGCCTGGTTGAGGCCGGCGTGCCGGTGATCGTCGGCACCGGCGCGGTCAACACCGCCAGCGCCGTCGCCCACGCCGCCCATGCCCACAAGGTCGGTGCCCGCGGCCTGATGGTGATCCCGCGCGTCTTGTCGCGCGGCCCCTCGGTGGCGGCGCAGCGCCATCATTTCAAGGCCATTCTGGCGGCCGCGCCCGATCTGCCGGCGGTGATCTACAACAGTCCCTATTACGGCTTTGCCACGCGCGCCGATCTGTTCTTCGCGCTGCGCGCCGAGCACCCCAACCTGGTCGGTTTCAAGGAGTTCGGCGGCCCGGCGGATCTGCGCTATGCGGCCGAAAACATCACCAGCCGCGACGACGAGGTGGCGCTGATGATCGGCGTCGACACCGCCGTCTTCCATGGTTTCGTCAATTGCGGGGCTTCCGGCGCCATCACCGGCATCGGCAACGTGCTGCCGAAGGAAGTGCTGCACCTGGTGGGCCTGAGCCAGGCGGCGGCGAAGGGCGATGCCGAAGCGCGCCGCCTCGCCCAGGAGCTGGACGCCGCGCTGGCCGTGCTCTCCTCCTTCGATGAAGGCCCCGACCTGGTGCTCTATTTCAAGCACATGATGGTGCTCAAGGGTAACCCCGAATACCGGCTGCATTTCAACCAGACGGATGCCCTGAGCGACAGCCAGCGCGGCTATGCCGAGCAGCAGCTCAGCCTGTTCGATACCTGGTATGCGCAGTGGTCGCGACAGCCGCAGATGGCGAGATACGCCGCCTGA